One window of Nocardia nova SH22a genomic DNA carries:
- a CDS encoding phytoene desaturase family protein: MTTLIIGSGHNALVAACYLARAGHPVEVLERDEVLGGAVSTVERFPGHLVDRGSSAHIMIRHTGIIEELELARFGLRYIDCDPWAFAPAPPGSGAVPIVFHRDVARTCAAIERACGARDADAYRRFVAVWGPRAQRVMRSFGGAATAGRFVRSFWGLDARGGASGLSREFLQSGDALLDTWFDDERLKAALAWFGAQSGPPMSEPGTAPMAGFAALMHTLPPGRAIGGSGALTTALVARLRADGGVVSAGDAVTELRRAGDGWRVRTAAGRDLFARTVISGAHVLTTLDLLRRGGFDGAVIDDWRRRIRVGPGIGMVVRAATTALPAYSGATAAESARGLQLLVTDRRQLRLAHAAALAGDLPPRPAVLAMSFSALDPTIAPPGEHQLSLWAQWHPHRLADGSAWSAHGEREADRIIAEVDALAPGFADSVRQRFVQTPADLERELGLIGGNVMHVEMSLDQMFFWRPLPELSDQRVPGAPGLYLTGASTHPGGGVSGASGRTAAQLVARTLRRGRFARR; encoded by the coding sequence GTGACGACGCTGATCATCGGATCGGGCCACAACGCACTGGTCGCGGCGTGTTATCTGGCACGCGCGGGACATCCGGTCGAGGTACTCGAACGCGATGAGGTGCTCGGCGGCGCGGTATCGACGGTGGAGCGGTTCCCCGGCCATCTGGTCGATCGCGGTTCCTCGGCGCACATCATGATCCGGCACACCGGGATCATCGAGGAGCTCGAGCTCGCGCGGTTCGGACTGCGCTACATCGACTGCGATCCCTGGGCTTTCGCACCGGCGCCGCCGGGATCCGGGGCGGTGCCGATCGTCTTCCACCGTGATGTCGCGCGGACCTGCGCCGCCATCGAGCGGGCGTGCGGCGCCCGCGACGCCGACGCCTACCGCCGGTTCGTCGCGGTCTGGGGGCCGCGGGCCCAGCGGGTGATGCGATCGTTCGGCGGCGCGGCCACCGCGGGCCGGTTCGTGCGCTCGTTCTGGGGCCTGGACGCGCGCGGAGGCGCGAGCGGACTGTCACGGGAGTTCCTGCAGTCCGGAGACGCGCTGCTGGACACCTGGTTCGACGACGAACGGCTCAAGGCGGCGCTGGCCTGGTTCGGCGCGCAGTCGGGCCCGCCGATGTCGGAACCGGGCACCGCGCCCATGGCCGGATTCGCGGCCCTCATGCACACCCTTCCGCCCGGGCGCGCGATCGGCGGCAGCGGCGCGCTCACCACCGCCCTGGTGGCGCGGCTGCGAGCCGACGGCGGGGTGGTCTCGGCCGGTGACGCGGTGACCGAACTGCGTCGCGCGGGCGACGGATGGCGGGTCCGCACGGCCGCGGGCCGGGATCTGTTCGCCCGCACCGTGATCTCCGGCGCCCATGTACTGACCACACTGGACCTGTTGCGGCGCGGCGGATTCGACGGCGCCGTGATCGACGACTGGCGCCGCCGCATCCGCGTCGGGCCCGGCATCGGCATGGTGGTGCGCGCGGCCACCACCGCACTGCCCGCCTATTCCGGCGCCACCGCGGCCGAATCGGCGCGCGGTCTGCAGCTGCTGGTCACCGATCGGCGACAGCTGCGCCTGGCGCACGCCGCGGCCCTGGCCGGGGACCTGCCGCCGCGCCCGGCCGTGCTGGCGATGAGTTTCAGCGCCCTCGACCCCACGATCGCACCGCCGGGCGAACATCAGCTGTCGCTGTGGGCGCAGTGGCATCCGCACCGGCTCGCCGACGGCAGTGCCTGGAGTGCGCACGGTGAGCGCGAGGCCGATCGCATCATCGCCGAGGTCGACGCGCTCGCACCGGGTTTCGCGGATTCCGTGCGGCAGCGGTTCGTGCAGACTCCCGCCGATCTGGAGCGTGAACTCGGACTGATCGGCGGCAATGTGATGCACGTGGAGATGTCGCTGGATCAGATGTTCTTCTGGCGGCCGCTAC
- a CDS encoding GNAT family N-acetyltransferase produces the protein MTAVRHTPAPVVVDLSAATLRHRLHDALAVYVAAMDYPRGTEHHRAPMWAEHTTRPGWQAVAALVPDDSGHVDARTAPIVAIAYGYRGAAHQWWHQQVHTGMRRSGWPEQATRDLLSDYFELTELHVHPAAQGRGIGETLLVRLLEQRTEKAVLLSTPEVDREDNRAWRLYRRQGFTDVVRHFVFSGDTRRFAVLGRPLPMRVPPR, from the coding sequence ATGACCGCCGTCAGGCACACCCCCGCCCCCGTCGTGGTCGATCTCTCCGCCGCGACCCTGCGCCACCGGCTACACGACGCGCTCGCGGTGTACGTCGCGGCCATGGACTATCCGCGCGGCACCGAACATCATCGGGCCCCGATGTGGGCCGAGCACACCACCCGACCGGGCTGGCAGGCCGTCGCCGCGCTGGTTCCCGACGACTCGGGCCACGTCGACGCGCGGACCGCGCCGATCGTGGCGATCGCCTACGGCTACCGGGGCGCCGCCCATCAGTGGTGGCATCAGCAGGTGCACACCGGGATGCGGCGGTCGGGCTGGCCGGAACAGGCCACGCGCGATCTGCTGTCGGACTATTTCGAACTCACCGAACTGCATGTGCACCCGGCGGCGCAGGGCCGCGGGATCGGCGAGACGCTGCTGGTGCGGCTGCTCGAACAGCGCACCGAGAAGGCGGTGCTGCTGTCCACACCGGAGGTCGACCGGGAGGACAACCGCGCCTGGCGGCTGTACCGGCGGCAGGGATTCACCGATGTGGTGCGGCATTTCGTGTTCTCCGGCGACACCCGCAGGTTCGCCGTCCTGGGCCGCCCGCTGCCGATGCGGGTACCGCCGCGGTGA
- a CDS encoding SAV_6107 family HEPN domain-containing protein: MDDPRRTGRAGGLLDRADTMVVQAWAEPDPRERLRTAYLAALRGAGAVLAATGADRAPRARSRNAWVLMEQAAPEFVMWADYFSSFSELRAALEAGLDRAISDVQADEFASRVEAFLHDVEDALSITAVRLRPAAGRGGDGTA, from the coding sequence ATGGACGATCCACGACGCACGGGCCGGGCCGGGGGACTGCTCGACCGCGCCGACACCATGGTCGTGCAGGCCTGGGCCGAACCCGATCCCCGGGAGCGGCTGCGCACCGCGTATCTGGCGGCGCTGCGCGGCGCGGGCGCGGTCCTGGCCGCGACGGGCGCCGACCGCGCCCCGCGGGCACGATCGCGTAACGCCTGGGTGCTCATGGAGCAGGCGGCGCCGGAGTTCGTCATGTGGGCGGACTATTTCAGTTCCTTCTCCGAGTTGCGCGCCGCGCTGGAGGCCGGTCTGGACCGCGCGATCAGCGATGTCCAGGCCGACGAGTTCGCCTCGCGGGTGGAGGCATTCCTGCACGATGTGGAGGATGCGCTGTCGATCACCGCGGTCCGATTGCGCCCGGCGGCGGGCCGCGGAGGTGACGGTACGGCGTGA
- a CDS encoding DUF3040 domain-containing protein, whose amino-acid sequence MPLSEHEQRMLEQIESALYAEDPKFASTVRGGRLRSVTGRRRLQAAALFVLGLVLLVAGIALPVKPGGFPIISLLGFIVMFGAGVLLLLGGSGMAKGARGKGDAPSGPGGAPGRSAKSKQRKAGGFSARMEDRFRRRFEQGN is encoded by the coding sequence GTGCCACTCTCCGAGCACGAGCAGCGCATGCTCGAACAGATCGAGAGCGCGCTCTATGCTGAGGACCCTAAATTCGCCTCGACCGTTCGCGGCGGACGGCTTCGCTCTGTCACCGGAAGACGCAGACTTCAGGCGGCCGCGCTCTTCGTCCTCGGCCTCGTTCTTCTGGTCGCGGGAATCGCCCTGCCGGTCAAGCCCGGCGGATTCCCCATCATCAGCCTGCTCGGCTTCATCGTGATGTTCGGTGCGGGCGTTCTGTTGCTGCTCGGTGGCTCGGGCATGGCCAAGGGTGCCCGCGGCAAGGGTGACGCGCCGTCGGGTCCCGGCGGTGCTCCCGGCCGGTCGGCAAAGAGTAAGCAACGCAAGGCGGGTGGCTTCTCCGCCCGTATGGAGGATCGCTTCCGCAGACGGTTCGAACAGGGCAACTGA
- the mraZ gene encoding division/cell wall cluster transcriptional repressor MraZ codes for MFLGTYTPRLDDKGRLTLPAKFRDELAGGLMVTKGQDHSLAVYPKEEFTALARRAAAASRSNPQARAFVRALAASTDEQRPDGQGRITLSGEHRRYANLSKDCVVIGSVDFLEIWDKEAWDSYLAEHEEDYSLAGDESLGGIF; via the coding sequence GTGTTTCTCGGTACCTACACGCCTCGGCTGGACGACAAAGGGCGACTGACGTTGCCGGCGAAGTTTCGCGACGAACTGGCGGGAGGGTTGATGGTCACGAAAGGTCAGGACCACAGCCTTGCCGTCTATCCCAAAGAAGAGTTCACCGCGCTGGCGCGGCGAGCCGCGGCGGCGTCCCGAAGCAACCCGCAGGCAAGGGCTTTCGTTCGCGCCCTCGCGGCGTCCACGGACGAGCAACGTCCCGACGGGCAGGGCCGGATCACGTTGTCCGGCGAACATCGCCGCTACGCGAATCTGTCCAAGGACTGTGTGGTGATCGGCTCGGTCGATTTCCTCGAGATCTGGGACAAGGAGGCGTGGGATTCCTACCTCGCCGAGCACGAGGAGGACTACTCGCTGGCAGGAGACGAGTCGCTGGGCGGAATTTTCTGA
- the rsmH gene encoding 16S rRNA (cytosine(1402)-N(4))-methyltransferase RsmH, whose product MTHDSDRPRHVPVLLRRADEILGPALESGGVLVDATLGLGGHAEYFLRTYPAIRLIGLDRDTEALRLAGERLAPYADRITLVHTRYDGLSGALRQAGLAESGSVRAVLMDLGVSSMQLDEADRGFAYSVDAPLDMRMDPTANLTAAEVLNTYSHGDLARILKTYGEERFAGRIASEIVRRRADRPFTTSAQLVELLYDAIPAATRRTGGHPAKRTFQALRIEVNGELDSLQAAVPAALRALEVGGRIVVMSYQSLEDKVVKQIFAQAAASRTPLDLPVELPGMGPEFAILTRGAEKASAAEIEENPRAAPVRMRAAERIQRAG is encoded by the coding sequence GTGACTCATGACAGCGACCGCCCGCGCCACGTTCCGGTCCTGCTGCGGCGCGCCGACGAAATCCTCGGTCCCGCACTGGAATCCGGTGGGGTGCTGGTGGATGCCACCCTCGGGCTGGGCGGGCACGCCGAGTATTTTCTCCGCACCTATCCCGCGATCCGGCTGATCGGCCTGGACCGTGACACCGAGGCGCTGCGGCTGGCCGGTGAGCGGCTGGCGCCGTACGCGGACCGAATCACGTTGGTGCACACCCGATACGACGGGCTGTCCGGCGCACTGCGGCAGGCGGGACTGGCCGAGAGTGGTTCCGTGCGGGCCGTGCTGATGGATCTCGGTGTGTCCTCGATGCAACTCGACGAGGCCGATCGCGGGTTCGCCTATTCGGTGGACGCGCCACTGGACATGCGCATGGATCCCACCGCGAATCTCACCGCGGCGGAGGTGCTCAACACCTACAGCCACGGCGATCTGGCCCGGATCCTGAAAACCTATGGCGAGGAACGGTTCGCGGGCCGGATCGCCAGCGAGATCGTGCGCCGCCGCGCCGACCGGCCGTTCACCACGAGCGCGCAGCTGGTGGAGCTGCTCTACGACGCGATCCCGGCGGCCACCCGGCGCACCGGCGGGCATCCGGCCAAGCGGACGTTCCAGGCGCTGCGGATCGAGGTCAACGGGGAACTGGACTCGCTGCAGGCCGCGGTGCCGGCGGCGCTGCGGGCCCTGGAGGTGGGCGGTCGGATCGTCGTCATGTCGTATCAGTCGCTCGAGGACAAGGTCGTCAAGCAGATCTTCGCGCAGGCGGCGGCGTCTCGCACGCCGCTGGACCTGCCTGTCGAATTGCCCGGTATGGGACCGGAATTCGCGATTCTGACCAGGGGCGCGGAGAAGGCGAGCGCGGCGGAGATCGAGGAGAACCCACGGGCCGCTCCGGTGCGGATGCGGGCCGCGGAACGAATACAGAGGGCCGGATGA
- a CDS encoding FtsB family cell division protein, with protein sequence MSVRTRVDAPRRAQRSVPRRAQSADRVKTGAAQRAYARRRNRAGERMLPPLPGRAGSLMAGRLPFVAAILALLGCGLLVTLVLTTHAAEDSYQLSDARKVNRQLLDERAALEREVKAADSPPELADRARELGMVPAKDPARLLVAPDGTVTVVGKETPAEGPPQPPLNTTPATVPPKLPQANGERLVPVTTAPAPAAAPAPADRSVADRNQAPGQAVPAPAEAAPAAPGQQVPAPADQVPAPAEQAPAPAPAQPAPAEPAPGQQTEVPPQVRAAPAAPVPGEAPVAQAGPPAAGDMPVAQAAPGGAHR encoded by the coding sequence ATGAGCGTGCGGACACGGGTGGACGCACCACGACGGGCCCAGCGGTCCGTCCCGCGGCGAGCGCAGAGCGCCGATCGCGTGAAAACCGGTGCGGCGCAGCGGGCCTACGCGCGCCGGCGCAATCGTGCGGGGGAGCGGATGCTGCCGCCGCTACCGGGGCGCGCCGGATCGCTGATGGCCGGGCGGCTGCCGTTCGTGGCCGCCATTCTCGCGTTGCTCGGCTGCGGTCTGCTGGTGACCCTGGTCCTGACCACGCATGCCGCCGAGGACAGCTATCAGCTCAGCGACGCCCGCAAGGTCAACCGGCAGTTGCTCGACGAGCGCGCGGCGCTGGAGCGGGAGGTCAAGGCCGCCGACTCGCCGCCCGAACTGGCCGACCGGGCACGTGAGCTGGGCATGGTCCCGGCGAAGGATCCGGCCCGCCTGCTGGTGGCGCCCGACGGCACGGTGACCGTGGTCGGCAAGGAGACACCCGCGGAGGGGCCGCCTCAGCCGCCGCTGAACACCACCCCGGCCACAGTGCCGCCGAAACTCCCGCAGGCGAACGGTGAGCGGCTGGTGCCGGTGACCACCGCACCGGCGCCCGCTGCTGCGCCCGCACCGGCCGATCGGAGCGTGGCGGATCGGAACCAGGCACCCGGACAAGCCGTTCCGGCCCCGGCCGAGGCGGCGCCCGCCGCACCCGGCCAGCAGGTACCCGCACCGGCCGACCAGGTACCGGCACCGGCCGAGCAGGCGCCCGCGCCCGCACCGGCTCAGCCCGCACCCGCCGAACCGGCGCCGGGACAGCAGACGGAGGTTCCGCCGCAGGTGCGGGCCGCTCCGGCGGCGCCCGTGCCCGGTGAGGCGCCGGTGGCGCAGGCGGGTCCGCCCGCGGCAGGTGACATGCCGGTCGCCCAGGCGGCACCCGGCGGTGCGCATCGATGA
- a CDS encoding peptidoglycan D,D-transpeptidase FtsI family protein → MTARGGGRSTGGGTGRGRTGARSAPARPRRTARPKSAPEDTAVRLRFGVGRILMLVALTVVALQLLWLQTVSAPKLSAEAAAQRAVPQVDWAQRGSILDRDGRALAFMVATKKLNFRPVAVRKELAEARSKSDKAPEVDKRLEAIAKGLHEKLGKDAPGESDLLAKLRSDDQFVYLAYNVDARVADDIAKDFPEVGMERQDTPVYPGGSLAANVVGATGWDGHGQIGLEASMDSVLAGTDGSHTYDRGSDGAVIPGSERDKVPAVNGSDVELTLDSDLQYYVQQQVQEAKDKSGALDASAVVLDAHTGQVLAMANDNTFNPTQDPQTWGHSDMGNPSVTNAFEPGSVNKIVAATAAIEYGLARPDEVLQVPGSIHMGGVDVADAWVHGVMPYTVTGIFGHSSNVGTLMISQRIGEQRYAEMLDRFGLGKRTDVGLPGETGGWVPPRNQWSGSTFSNLPIGQGLSMSLLQMTGMYQAVANDGVRVPPRIVKSVVGPDGKRQEQPQPDGVRVMSPQTSATLRRMFQAVVQRDPRGIQQGTGPSASVDGYQIAGKTGTAQKTDPACGCYSNDKYYITFAGIAPADDPRYVVGIMLDEPQRASDGSGVPTAAPLFHNIASWALQRDRVPPSPPAPRLELQAESD, encoded by the coding sequence ATGACCGCGCGCGGCGGAGGCAGAAGTACCGGAGGCGGCACGGGGCGGGGTCGTACGGGAGCGCGTTCGGCGCCTGCCCGGCCGCGTCGCACCGCACGGCCCAAGAGTGCGCCGGAGGACACCGCCGTGCGCCTGCGCTTCGGCGTCGGCCGGATTCTGATGCTGGTGGCGCTGACGGTGGTGGCGCTGCAATTGCTGTGGCTGCAAACGGTTTCCGCGCCGAAACTGTCGGCCGAGGCGGCCGCTCAGCGCGCCGTGCCGCAGGTCGACTGGGCCCAGCGCGGGTCGATCCTCGACCGCGACGGCCGGGCGCTGGCGTTCATGGTCGCGACCAAGAAACTGAACTTCCGCCCGGTCGCGGTGCGCAAGGAGCTGGCCGAGGCCCGGAGCAAGAGCGACAAGGCGCCCGAGGTCGACAAGCGGCTGGAGGCGATCGCGAAGGGGCTGCACGAGAAGCTGGGCAAGGACGCGCCCGGTGAATCCGACCTGCTGGCGAAGCTGCGCAGTGACGATCAGTTCGTCTACCTGGCCTACAACGTCGACGCGCGGGTGGCCGACGACATCGCCAAGGATTTCCCCGAGGTCGGGATGGAACGCCAGGACACCCCCGTCTACCCGGGCGGTTCCCTGGCGGCCAATGTCGTCGGGGCCACCGGCTGGGACGGGCACGGCCAGATCGGGCTCGAGGCCTCGATGGACTCGGTGCTGGCCGGCACCGACGGATCGCACACCTACGACCGCGGATCCGACGGGGCGGTGATTCCCGGCAGCGAGCGTGACAAGGTCCCCGCGGTCAACGGATCCGATGTCGAGCTGACGCTGGACTCGGATCTGCAGTACTACGTCCAGCAGCAGGTGCAGGAGGCCAAGGACAAGTCGGGGGCGCTGGACGCCTCGGCGGTGGTGCTGGACGCGCACACCGGCCAGGTCCTCGCGATGGCCAACGACAACACCTTCAACCCCACCCAGGACCCGCAGACGTGGGGCCACTCCGACATGGGTAATCCGTCGGTCACCAACGCCTTCGAGCCCGGGTCGGTGAACAAGATCGTCGCCGCCACCGCGGCGATCGAATACGGTCTCGCGCGTCCGGACGAAGTGCTACAGGTCCCGGGCAGCATCCACATGGGCGGCGTCGACGTCGCCGATGCCTGGGTGCACGGGGTGATGCCGTACACCGTCACCGGGATCTTCGGCCATTCGTCCAATGTGGGGACGCTGATGATCTCCCAGCGCATCGGCGAGCAGCGCTACGCGGAGATGCTCGACCGCTTCGGGCTGGGCAAGCGGACCGATGTCGGACTGCCCGGCGAGACCGGTGGCTGGGTGCCGCCGCGCAATCAGTGGTCGGGTTCGACGTTCTCCAATCTTCCCATCGGGCAGGGGCTTTCGATGTCCCTGCTGCAGATGACGGGTATGTACCAGGCGGTCGCCAACGACGGCGTGCGCGTTCCGCCCCGGATCGTGAAGTCCGTCGTCGGTCCGGACGGCAAACGGCAGGAGCAGCCGCAACCCGACGGTGTGCGGGTGATGAGCCCGCAGACCTCGGCCACGCTGCGCCGCATGTTCCAGGCTGTCGTGCAACGGGATCCGCGCGGCATACAGCAGGGGACCGGTCCGTCGGCGTCGGTCGACGGCTACCAGATCGCCGGGAAGACCGGGACCGCGCAGAAGACCGATCCGGCCTGTGGTTGCTATTCCAACGACAAGTACTACATCACCTTCGCCGGAATCGCCCCGGCGGACGATCCGCGCTACGTCGTGGGCATCATGCTCGACGAACCGCAGCGTGCCAGCGACGGCAGCGGGGTTCCGACCGCCGCACCGTTGTTCCACAACATCGCGTCCTGGGCCCTGCAGCGCGACCGGGTTCCCCCGTCCCCACCCGCCCCACGACTCGAACTCCAGGCCGAGAGCGATTGA
- a CDS encoding UDP-N-acetylmuramoyl-L-alanyl-D-glutamate--2,6-diaminopimelate ligase, protein MCAPERSLVPVQPSPQVLRPAVALPTPVQAVVELTGARLSSGAPDDIAITGIEQRSNAVQPGDLFAGLAGAKAHGARFAADAVARGAVAVFTDAAGAELIGEISVPVLVHDDPRAVLGELSAALYGHPSRRLRVIGITGTSGKTTTSYLVEAGLAASGLSTALIGTIETRIGGHRVPSALTTPEAPQLHAMFALMVEQGVQAVVMEVSSHALALGRVDGVHFAVGAFTNLSQDHLDFHADFEDYFAAKRRLFVPDPGTPGRQVAADTCVICVDDAWGRRLARETSGRGTVVTVATADCPTGETEPVWTATDIAALSDGGQRFTAVGPDGPVPARLRLPGSYNIANGLLALAVCAAAHADVPAAAAALGEVDVPGRMQRVGSSLDVLALVDYAHKPAAVESVIATLRRHLRDSGGRLAVVVGAGGDRDAGKRPLMGATAARGADLLVVTDDNPRTEDPAEIRAAVRDGALGIAESERGEVREIGDRAAAIAAAVDWARPGDVVLVAGKGHETGQEIAGVKYPFDDREVLAAALARKADDKDLTVS, encoded by the coding sequence ATGTGCGCCCCAGAAAGGAGCCTGGTACCCGTGCAGCCCAGCCCGCAGGTGCTTCGCCCGGCCGTAGCGTTGCCCACGCCGGTGCAGGCCGTTGTCGAACTGACCGGTGCACGGCTGAGTTCCGGCGCCCCGGACGATATCGCGATCACCGGAATCGAGCAGCGGTCGAATGCCGTGCAACCGGGAGATCTGTTCGCCGGACTGGCCGGAGCCAAGGCACACGGCGCCCGGTTCGCCGCCGATGCCGTCGCGCGCGGCGCCGTCGCGGTGTTCACCGACGCCGCCGGGGCTGAGCTGATCGGTGAGATCTCGGTGCCGGTCCTGGTCCACGACGATCCCCGGGCGGTGCTGGGCGAGTTGTCGGCCGCGCTCTACGGTCATCCGTCGCGGCGGCTGCGGGTCATCGGCATCACCGGAACCTCCGGCAAGACCACCACCTCCTATCTGGTCGAGGCGGGGCTGGCCGCGTCGGGCCTGTCGACGGCGCTGATCGGGACCATCGAGACCCGGATCGGCGGCCACCGCGTACCGAGCGCGCTCACCACGCCCGAGGCGCCGCAACTGCACGCGATGTTCGCGCTGATGGTGGAACAGGGTGTGCAGGCCGTGGTCATGGAGGTGTCCAGCCACGCGCTCGCGCTGGGGCGGGTCGACGGCGTGCACTTCGCGGTCGGCGCGTTCACGAACCTGTCGCAGGACCATCTGGACTTCCACGCCGACTTCGAGGACTATTTCGCCGCCAAGCGCCGCCTGTTCGTGCCCGATCCGGGCACGCCGGGGCGGCAGGTGGCGGCCGACACCTGCGTGATCTGCGTCGACGACGCCTGGGGACGGCGGCTGGCGCGGGAGACGAGCGGCCGCGGGACGGTCGTCACGGTGGCCACCGCCGACTGCCCGACCGGCGAGACCGAGCCGGTGTGGACGGCCACCGACATCGCCGCGCTGTCCGACGGCGGCCAGCGGTTCACCGCCGTAGGGCCGGACGGGCCGGTTCCGGCCCGGTTGCGGCTGCCCGGGAGCTACAACATCGCCAACGGACTGCTCGCGCTCGCGGTGTGCGCCGCCGCGCACGCGGATGTGCCCGCGGCCGCCGCCGCACTCGGCGAGGTCGACGTGCCGGGACGGATGCAGCGGGTCGGTTCGAGCCTCGATGTGCTCGCCCTCGTCGACTACGCGCACAAACCGGCCGCGGTCGAGTCGGTGATCGCCACCCTGCGCCGCCATCTGCGCGATTCCGGTGGCCGCCTGGCCGTGGTGGTCGGCGCGGGCGGTGACCGCGATGCCGGTAAGCGCCCGCTGATGGGCGCCACCGCGGCCCGCGGCGCCGATCTGCTGGTCGTCACCGACGACAATCCGCGCACCGAGGATCCGGCCGAGATCCGTGCCGCGGTCCGCGACGGGGCGCTGGGGATCGCGGAGTCCGAGCGCGGTGAGGTACGCGAGATCGGCGATCGCGCCGCGGCCATCGCCGCCGCGGTCGACTGGGCACGCCCGGGTGATGTGGTGCTGGTGGCGGGCAAAGGACATGAGACCGGGCAGGAGATTGCGGGTGTGAAGTATCCGTTCGACGACCGTGAGGTGCTGGCAGCGGCCCTGGCGCGAAAAGCCGACGACAAGGACCTGACGGTTTCATGA
- a CDS encoding UDP-N-acetylmuramoyl-tripeptide--D-alanyl-D-alanine ligase yields MIEMTLREIAEIVGGTLHDVSDPAAPVTGTVEFDSRRIDSGDLFLALPGEHADGHDYAAKAVAAGAVAVLAARPVGVPAIVVEPSGAADAGNRSYVLAHDADGSGAAVLAALAKLARASVDRLADGGLTVVGVTGSAGKTSTKDLLARVLAPQGAVVAPPGSFNNELGHPWTALRAGSDSQFLVLELSARGPGHIEALTEIAPPRIGVVLNVGTAHLGEFGSRDAIAQAKGELVEALPASGVAVLNADDPRVAAMAARTAARVVTYGQSADADVRATDIVLDADARARFTLHANGSHEPVQLAVYGEHQIANALAAAAVALECGADLATVARSLAGATVDSAHRMDVRTRPDGVTVIDDSYNANPDSMRAALKALVSMSGSGGTPAVPRGRRSWAVLGEMAELGEESVVEHDRIGRLAVRLDVDRLIVVGAGRPARALHQGAVMEGSWGEESILVPDIESAIAVLDNEIAAGDVVLVKASNSAGLWAVARHVLASGPQSVTQGSSPEAGTEAAG; encoded by the coding sequence ATGATCGAGATGACTCTGCGGGAGATCGCCGAGATCGTGGGCGGCACGCTGCACGATGTGAGCGACCCCGCGGCGCCGGTGACCGGCACGGTCGAATTCGATTCGCGCCGTATCGATTCCGGCGACCTGTTCCTGGCGCTGCCGGGTGAGCACGCCGACGGGCACGACTACGCCGCCAAGGCGGTGGCGGCCGGTGCCGTGGCCGTGCTCGCGGCCCGCCCGGTCGGCGTACCGGCGATCGTGGTCGAGCCGTCCGGCGCGGCCGATGCCGGGAACCGCTCCTACGTCCTGGCCCACGACGCCGACGGATCGGGCGCCGCGGTCCTGGCGGCACTGGCGAAACTGGCCCGTGCCAGCGTGGACCGGCTGGCCGACGGCGGGCTGACCGTGGTCGGGGTGACGGGTTCGGCGGGCAAGACCTCCACCAAGGATCTGCTGGCGCGGGTGCTCGCACCACAGGGCGCGGTGGTCGCGCCGCCGGGATCGTTCAACAACGAACTGGGTCACCCGTGGACCGCGCTGCGCGCGGGGTCCGACTCCCAGTTCCTGGTCCTCGAACTGTCCGCCCGGGGCCCCGGGCACATCGAGGCGCTGACCGAGATCGCGCCGCCGCGTATCGGTGTGGTCCTCAACGTCGGCACCGCGCACCTGGGTGAGTTCGGCAGCCGCGACGCCATCGCGCAGGCCAAAGGCGAACTGGTGGAAGCGCTTCCGGCGTCCGGTGTCGCGGTGCTCAACGCCGACGACCCACGGGTGGCGGCCATGGCCGCGCGGACCGCCGCCCGGGTGGTGACCTACGGGCAGTCGGCGGACGCCGATGTGCGCGCTACCGATATCGTGCTCGATGCCGACGCGCGGGCGCGATTCACATTGCACGCCAACGGTTCCCACGAACCGGTCCAGCTCGCGGTGTACGGCGAACATCAGATCGCCAACGCGCTGGCCGCGGCCGCGGTCGCCCTCGAATGCGGTGCGGACCTGGCGACCGTGGCCCGCTCGCTGGCCGGTGCGACGGTCGATTCGGCGCATCGGATGGATGTGCGCACCCGTCCCGACGGCGTCACCGTGATCGACGACTCCTACAACGCCAATCCGGATTCCATGCGCGCGGCCCTCAAGGCGCTGGTGTCGATGTCGGGTTCCGGCGGCACCCCCGCCGTCCCGCGCGGGCGGCGCAGCTGGGCGGTCCTGGGCGAAATGGCCGAACTGGGCGAGGAATCGGTGGTCGAACACGACCGCATCGGACGGCTCGCGGTGCGCCTGGACGTGGACCGGCTGATCGTGGTCGGCGCCGGGCGTCCGGCCCGCGCGCTGCACCAGGGCGCGGTCATGGAAGGCTCATGGGGCGAGGAATCGATCCTCGTACCCGATATCGAATCCGCGATCGCCGTGCTGGACAACGAGATCGCGGCCGGTGATGTCGTACTTGTCAAGGCGTCGAACTCCGCCGGTTTGTGGGCGGTGGCGCGGCATGTGCTCGCATCGGGTCCGCAGTCGGTAACACAGGGTTCGTCTCCCGAGGCGGGCACGGAGGCAGCTGGATGA